One region of Chlorobiota bacterium genomic DNA includes:
- a CDS encoding sigma-70 family RNA polymerase sigma factor has translation MAKPNDSIEHFEAEAIPHLNDLFRTASRMVGSVSDAEDVVQETYLQAWKSFHKFQQGTNCRAWLFAILFNKIRHYHRARSTAKVVAVDDEILAQVPTPEAVSAEHIRDEDILAALEKIPVGYREVILLADVQEFAYREIAEILEIPIGTVMSRLSRARGLLRTGLADVAKEYGIRVANSAMPPGRGEA, from the coding sequence GTGGCAAAGCCAAATGACAGCATTGAGCATTTCGAGGCCGAAGCGATACCCCATCTGAACGATCTGTTCAGAACCGCATCGCGCATGGTTGGGTCCGTTTCCGATGCCGAGGACGTGGTGCAGGAGACCTACCTGCAAGCGTGGAAGTCGTTCCATAAATTCCAGCAAGGGACCAATTGTCGGGCTTGGTTGTTCGCCATTCTGTTCAACAAAATCCGCCACTACCACCGCGCCCGGTCCACCGCAAAAGTTGTTGCGGTGGATGATGAAATCCTTGCACAAGTTCCCACCCCCGAAGCCGTATCTGCCGAGCATATCCGCGATGAAGACATCCTTGCAGCGTTGGAAAAAATCCCCGTGGGATACCGCGAAGTGATCCTGCTTGCCGATGTTCAAGAATTTGCCTACCGCGAGATTGCCGAGATTTTAGAAATCCCAATCGGGACCGTGATGTCGCGGCTTAGCCGCGCGCGCGGATTGCTGCGCACGGGGCTGGCGGACGTGGCAAAGGAGTACGGAATACGTGTGGCCAACAGCGCGATGCCGCCCGGCAGGGGGGAAGCATGA
- a CDS encoding lamin tail domain-containing protein, with protein sequence MRTFFCSALLALLAYTGNAQVIVNEFMFNPTDPANEWVELYNPTATAISVNGWTIEDSGGTPATLSGSIAAGGYLVVARNRSTFLAEYQNVDAACVIEATFRQLNDGGGDRITLRGGTTDEEVSYRSKWGEEKGRSLERRGVDFPASDSASWYPSTAAERATPCRANSTPSGASFDPPTLPFLLRYDRSNHSITVAWEAGTSPLAIATFTLTGERKSVVRPSIGSSLAQIPVAEPGLRIVVATWQRGQQQTQLVPCF encoded by the coding sequence ATGCGAACCTTCTTCTGCTCCGCCTTGTTGGCATTGCTGGCATACACCGGCAATGCTCAGGTGATCGTAAACGAATTCATGTTCAACCCCACCGACCCCGCGAACGAATGGGTGGAACTGTACAACCCAACGGCCACCGCAATCAGCGTGAACGGTTGGACGATCGAGGATTCCGGGGGAACCCCAGCAACGTTATCGGGAAGCATTGCGGCGGGGGGATACCTTGTTGTTGCCCGCAATCGTTCCACATTCCTTGCCGAATACCAGAACGTTGATGCGGCCTGCGTTATCGAAGCAACATTCCGGCAGCTCAATGATGGCGGCGGGGACCGGATCACCCTTCGCGGCGGGACAACCGATGAAGAGGTTAGCTACCGAAGCAAATGGGGGGAAGAAAAAGGGAGGTCCTTGGAGAGGAGAGGGGTAGATTTTCCCGCAAGCGATTCCGCAAGCTGGTATCCATCAACGGCAGCCGAACGCGCCACGCCATGCCGCGCCAACAGCACTCCATCCGGTGCTTCGTTCGATCCCCCAACACTCCCCTTCCTGCTTCGCTACGACCGCAGCAACCACAGTATCACGGTGGCGTGGGAAGCGGGAACATCCCCCCTTGCGATTGCCACGTTTACGCTAACTGGGGAAAGGAAATCGGTGGTGCGACCAAGCATCGGAAGCAGCCTGGCCCAGATTCCTGTGGCCGAACCAGGGCTGCGGATTGTGGTGGCAACGTGGCAGCGCGGCCAGCAGCAAACCCAGCTGGTTCCTTGCTTTTAG
- a CDS encoding choice-of-anchor D domain-containing protein, with product MSRHYRCLFGVLAVLLLLPCATLFATMKDYSFASGTGTDTDMGKGTTILKAGSSNTSSAVTDIGFKFELDGVVYSQFSANANGVLGLGKSAVTSASDEIFEKASTYPLLAPFWDAGTLVNTGVTYLLTGSPGKYVLTVQWEIRPNGVLTKADMIRYQIRLYETTNRIEFYYASMTMKQVPTTAARIGIAGASNNFFSLYFDKGGNPALDYSASQKVNIANTSISNGTLYTFDPTYCGTVVTGDVAQGGTSGMKNGDILMSAISLQRGVSKAYLPFEIRTATKCSQTTFTFAVTGANASDYVVSPSSISLSPGSGVSPTITFTPGCVGTRTATITVTGTNGFKAAYTLNGTGNSRITWTGNVASGGVSPLGDGAKLLVGQGTPYGTTRTFTPFTIQNTGTVVGAKSAVVTYTLTDPTKQYSLNVAAVSLGNNGINTPIITFKPNGFGVQTAQLTVNADCEVRTFTLNATSTGAGGEFRINGEVINEKSDLFVKTFACSGESVNSFQVTVRSLGNDPLVVNGMQFFQTDSLYGQGMPANPLLRTSQGAPIAMADYFVTDAAGVAPASSNVPMQFPMVLNPGESQTFYLNFVPQRPGKRLARAFIATNAVNFVGKSTANVTTNGLLTVDMFGKGIGAWLAADEEGKPLTTVAFGNTMIGKWRDTTLTIANAGVCDLRISRNAFRIASGDTRDFQIIEGLTGATIDPNEDKYVLAPGESATLSVRFTPSRSGARRATILLQSNDSTLRIPGLIEGGAFYWDLKGTGATGIEARDITIAPAVIDGPAAEMPTGTVMFENTSTEFLTITGITIAGADAAEFAMDPNAPWPAVPFQMMPGEALNLSVVHTPIAGSTPGPRSAQIEATTASGDNIIVAIIGQAVTRQLSAGPATLFDNISVAVGKAVRRSVMITNMGTSPVKLGTTTITGPTATDYTLGRLPRTILAPGQSEYLEVTYRPLNKGTSNAVLTINNNGTGGAVTVQLGGTATQIAPFVEPATGTSGADEPMTLGGAMLWQSTPNPARDVVELHYRTAAAGDVVITLYDANGRQAMTIAQGMRDAGQHVAQFSVSNLANGVYRYSLTTNGQTLTGALSVVK from the coding sequence ATGAGCAGACATTACCGCTGTTTGTTTGGCGTATTGGCCGTGCTGTTGCTGCTGCCGTGCGCCACGTTGTTCGCAACAATGAAAGATTACTCATTCGCATCGGGCACAGGGACCGATACCGACATGGGCAAAGGGACAACGATTCTAAAAGCCGGAAGCAGCAACACGTCGTCGGCAGTAACCGACATTGGCTTCAAGTTTGAACTTGATGGAGTTGTGTATTCCCAATTCTCCGCAAACGCTAACGGCGTGCTGGGGTTGGGGAAATCTGCCGTGACTTCGGCAAGCGATGAGATTTTTGAAAAAGCCAGCACCTACCCACTGCTTGCTCCGTTCTGGGATGCTGGGACGTTGGTGAACACAGGGGTGACGTATCTGCTAACAGGTTCCCCTGGCAAGTATGTGCTGACGGTTCAGTGGGAGATTCGACCAAACGGGGTTCTTACCAAAGCGGATATGATCCGTTATCAGATCCGCTTGTACGAAACCACCAACCGCATCGAGTTCTACTATGCTTCCATGACGATGAAGCAGGTTCCAACAACCGCTGCGCGTATCGGCATTGCCGGGGCAAGCAACAACTTCTTCAGCCTTTATTTTGATAAGGGCGGCAACCCGGCGTTGGATTACTCCGCATCGCAGAAGGTGAATATTGCCAACACTTCCATCAGCAACGGCACATTATACACGTTTGACCCCACCTACTGCGGAACCGTCGTGACGGGCGATGTTGCCCAGGGGGGGACCAGCGGGATGAAAAATGGTGACATCCTGATGTCGGCAATTAGCCTTCAGCGTGGGGTGTCCAAAGCGTATCTCCCGTTTGAGATTCGCACGGCAACCAAGTGCTCGCAAACCACATTCACCTTTGCCGTCACCGGTGCCAATGCTTCCGATTATGTGGTGTCGCCCTCGTCCATCTCTCTATCACCCGGTAGCGGTGTTTCGCCAACAATCACCTTTACCCCCGGGTGTGTTGGAACACGCACCGCCACCATCACAGTAACCGGAACGAACGGATTTAAGGCCGCCTACACCTTGAATGGAACAGGGAACTCCCGAATTACCTGGACCGGTAATGTTGCCAGCGGTGGCGTGTCGCCGTTAGGTGATGGCGCGAAGCTGCTTGTGGGGCAGGGAACCCCGTACGGAACCACGCGAACCTTCACCCCGTTCACTATCCAGAACACAGGAACAGTGGTTGGCGCGAAGTCTGCGGTTGTCACCTACACGCTGACCGATCCAACCAAGCAATACTCGCTGAACGTTGCGGCGGTTTCCTTGGGGAACAACGGGATCAACACGCCAATCATCACCTTTAAGCCCAATGGGTTTGGCGTGCAGACCGCACAGCTGACGGTGAACGCCGATTGCGAAGTCCGGACGTTCACCCTTAACGCCACCTCAACCGGCGCAGGAGGTGAATTCCGGATCAACGGCGAAGTGATCAACGAGAAGTCGGACCTGTTCGTGAAGACGTTCGCCTGTTCCGGCGAATCGGTGAACTCCTTCCAGGTAACGGTGCGGAGCTTGGGGAACGACCCCTTGGTGGTGAACGGCATGCAATTCTTCCAGACAGATTCGTTGTATGGGCAAGGGATGCCGGCTAACCCACTGCTCCGCACATCACAAGGCGCGCCAATCGCAATGGCCGATTATTTCGTCACCGATGCTGCTGGCGTGGCACCGGCATCAAGCAATGTCCCCATGCAGTTCCCGATGGTTCTGAACCCTGGGGAGTCGCAGACCTTCTACCTCAACTTTGTCCCGCAACGCCCCGGGAAGCGCCTTGCACGTGCATTTATCGCCACCAATGCGGTGAACTTCGTTGGGAAATCAACGGCCAACGTTACCACCAATGGCTTGCTAACAGTTGATATGTTCGGCAAGGGAATTGGAGCGTGGCTGGCAGCCGATGAAGAAGGGAAGCCGCTTACCACGGTGGCGTTCGGCAACACGATGATTGGGAAATGGCGCGACACCACGTTGACCATTGCCAACGCCGGCGTGTGCGACCTTCGCATCAGCCGCAACGCCTTCCGCATTGCCAGCGGCGACACACGCGACTTCCAAATTATCGAAGGCCTTACCGGCGCAACCATTGATCCCAATGAAGACAAGTATGTGCTGGCTCCGGGCGAATCGGCAACGCTGTCGGTTCGATTTACCCCTTCCCGCTCTGGGGCACGCAGGGCAACCATACTGCTGCAATCCAACGACTCCACGCTTCGGATTCCCGGGCTTATTGAAGGCGGGGCCTTCTACTGGGACCTGAAAGGAACCGGAGCAACGGGAATCGAAGCTCGCGACATTACGATTGCCCCGGCAGTCATTGATGGGCCAGCAGCCGAGATGCCAACCGGCACAGTGATGTTTGAAAACACCAGCACCGAGTTCCTGACGATTACGGGCATAACCATCGCGGGAGCCGATGCAGCCGAATTTGCCATGGATCCAAACGCCCCGTGGCCTGCGGTTCCGTTCCAGATGATGCCTGGTGAGGCACTGAACCTTTCGGTGGTTCATACACCGATTGCGGGAAGCACCCCCGGCCCCCGCTCGGCGCAGATAGAAGCAACCACTGCCAGCGGTGATAACATCATTGTGGCCATTATCGGCCAGGCCGTCACGCGCCAGCTTTCTGCCGGCCCGGCCACGTTGTTCGATAACATCTCCGTTGCTGTTGGCAAAGCAGTGCGGCGCAGCGTGATGATTACCAACATGGGAACCAGCCCCGTGAAGTTGGGAACCACCACCATCACCGGCCCAACCGCCACCGATTACACTCTGGGGCGATTGCCGCGAACCATACTTGCACCTGGGCAATCGGAGTATTTGGAGGTGACCTACCGCCCGTTGAACAAAGGCACCAGCAATGCCGTGCTGACCATCAACAATAATGGCACCGGCGGGGCAGTAACCGTGCAGCTTGGCGGAACCGCAACCCAGATTGCCCCATTTGTGGAACCCGCCACCGGAACCAGCGGAGCCGACGAACCGATGACGCTGGGGGGAGCAATGCTTTGGCAAAGCACACCCAACCCCGCACGCGATGTTGTGGAACTCCACTATCGGACCGCCGCCGCTGGCGATGTGGTAATCACACTGTACGATGCCAATGGCCGCCAGGCAATGACCATTGCCCAAGGCATGCGCGACGCCGGCCAGCACGTGGCCCAATTCTCCGTTAGCAACCTTGCAAACGGGGTGTACCGCTACTCACTTACAACCAATGGCCAGACGCTGACCGGCGCATTGAGCGTGGTGAAGTAA
- a CDS encoding HD domain-containing protein — MATTSPIVAQAAEHIQQLFAERLPITLTYHNPQHTLDVVAAASEIAIGEGLNEEDREILAVAAWFHDAGYTQVYNDHEAAGANMAREFLAQRGYPEQNIALVERCILATKYPSHPQTLMESVLCDADLSHVGRKGYMDSADRLRAEWGVHLQKTYTEFEWLKNNLEFLAGHHFYTHYARTQFEERKKANVEKVQKRIHKALETEPGTTLPESLVAALDAAYPHPPVAQPSVQSGNQSGAEPGVIAAEKPHKHHAKDHAQKTAVAPPAKLSDEEKLRIEQEKLRLKEEKSKRPERGIETMFRITSQNHMNLSKMADDKASVLISINTLIISIVLSVLAAKLENNVYLIIPTLMLLASSVTTIVFAVLSTRPQVSSGTFTTDDVHQRRVNLLFFGNFYNVQLGDFDYGVREMMNDRDYLYGTMIKDIYYLGRVLGAKYKLLRQGYTIFLYGIIISVVAFALAFVINALA; from the coding sequence ATGGCTACTACTTCGCCGATTGTTGCGCAGGCCGCAGAGCATATCCAGCAGCTGTTTGCCGAGCGCCTTCCCATCACCCTTACCTACCATAACCCGCAGCACACGTTGGACGTGGTGGCGGCGGCTTCGGAGATTGCCATTGGTGAGGGATTGAACGAGGAGGACCGGGAGATTCTTGCCGTTGCCGCGTGGTTCCACGATGCCGGCTACACCCAGGTGTACAACGACCACGAAGCGGCCGGGGCGAACATGGCGCGTGAGTTCTTGGCCCAGCGCGGCTACCCGGAGCAAAACATCGCCCTTGTTGAGCGGTGCATCTTGGCCACCAAGTATCCATCGCACCCGCAAACGCTGATGGAGTCGGTGCTGTGCGATGCGGACCTTAGCCACGTTGGCCGAAAAGGCTACATGGACTCCGCCGACCGGCTTCGGGCCGAGTGGGGGGTGCATCTGCAAAAAACGTACACGGAATTTGAGTGGCTGAAGAACAATCTGGAGTTTCTTGCCGGCCATCATTTCTATACCCACTACGCCCGCACCCAGTTCGAGGAACGGAAGAAGGCGAACGTGGAAAAAGTGCAGAAGCGAATCCACAAAGCGTTGGAAACGGAGCCCGGGACCACGCTTCCGGAAAGCCTTGTTGCCGCGCTTGATGCGGCGTATCCGCATCCCCCAGTTGCCCAGCCGAGCGTTCAATCCGGGAACCAATCCGGAGCGGAGCCTGGGGTAATCGCCGCCGAAAAACCGCATAAACATCACGCCAAAGATCACGCCCAAAAAACCGCCGTTGCGCCGCCGGCCAAACTGAGCGATGAAGAGAAATTGCGGATTGAGCAGGAGAAGTTGCGGCTGAAAGAAGAGAAGTCAAAACGCCCAGAGCGTGGGATCGAGACGATGTTCAGGATCACTTCGCAGAATCACATGAACCTGAGCAAAATGGCCGACGACAAGGCCAGCGTCCTTATCAGCATCAACACGCTGATTATCTCAATCGTGCTTTCGGTGCTGGCGGCGAAGCTGGAGAACAACGTGTACCTGATTATCCCCACGCTGATGTTGCTGGCATCATCCGTGACGACGATTGTGTTTGCGGTGCTTTCCACACGCCCGCAGGTGAGTTCGGGGACGTTCACCACCGATGATGTTCACCAGCGGCGGGTGAACCTGCTCTTCTTCGGCAACTTCTACAACGTCCAGCTCGGCGATTTCGATTACGGCGTGCGGGAGATGATGAACGACCGCGACTACTTGTACGGCACGATGATTAAAGACATCTACTACCTGGGTCGCGTGTTGGGGGCGAAGTACAAGCTGCTGCGCCAGGGCTACACCATCTTCCTCTATGGAATTATCATTTCGGTGGTGGCGTTTGCGCTTGCGTTTGTTATCAACGCGCTGGCATAA
- a CDS encoding histidine phosphatase family protein, which produces MKTLFLCRHAKSSWEYPELSDFERPLNARGHRDAEFMAKVLAQQRLRPDLMVASPAARALTTARMIAAGIGYPLHDLMITERLYDASSGEILQVAATLPETVSVAMLFGHNPGMTLLANQLGAPQIENIPTCGIVRLESTAEQWNQLAAATTRFAAFEFPKKYLA; this is translated from the coding sequence ATGAAAACGCTGTTCCTGTGCCGCCATGCTAAATCAAGTTGGGAATATCCAGAGCTTAGCGATTTCGAGCGCCCGCTGAATGCGCGCGGGCATCGGGATGCGGAGTTTATGGCGAAGGTTCTTGCCCAGCAACGCCTGCGCCCCGACCTGATGGTGGCAAGCCCCGCCGCCCGTGCACTAACCACCGCACGGATGATTGCCGCAGGAATTGGATACCCCTTGCACGACCTGATGATTACCGAACGGCTGTACGATGCCAGCAGCGGGGAAATCTTGCAAGTGGCCGCAACCTTGCCCGAAACCGTGTCGGTGGCGATGCTGTTTGGGCACAACCCGGGCATGACGTTGCTGGCCAACCAGCTTGGCGCGCCGCAGATTGAGAACATCCCGACTTGCGGAATCGTGCGGCTGGAATCCACCGCCGAGCAGTGGAACCAGCTTGCCGCAGCAACCACACGGTTTGCGGCGTTCGAGTTCCCCAAAAAATATCTGGCCTGA
- a CDS encoding DM13 domain-containing protein, with the protein MNVAQVFALSMLFHAALLMQSCVGTDIVNDPLPAVAQRGVLLPADVLMQTGQTLKFTATFHDTTGAAVANALVAWHSSDTAIVSVSSDGLATANGVGTATVVATANGIASNSAQVRVVADPTQTRRRTTTLIPGPIAADTARGTVILEENAEGKPTLMFADDFRSQGGPQLEVFLAQSLDPKTGISLGKLQSTSGAQRYDVPAGITLSTYDYVIVYCVPFKVVFGAGMLSKS; encoded by the coding sequence ATGAACGTTGCACAAGTTTTTGCGCTCTCGATGCTGTTCCATGCGGCCCTGCTGATGCAGAGCTGTGTGGGAACGGATATTGTGAACGATCCTTTGCCGGCGGTTGCCCAGCGGGGGGTGCTTCTTCCTGCCGACGTGCTGATGCAAACCGGCCAAACGCTGAAATTCACCGCCACCTTCCACGACACCACCGGCGCGGCGGTTGCCAATGCTCTGGTGGCGTGGCACAGTTCCGACACGGCAATCGTTTCGGTGAGCAGCGATGGGCTGGCAACGGCCAACGGGGTGGGAACCGCCACGGTGGTGGCCACCGCTAATGGCATTGCAAGCAACAGTGCCCAGGTTCGCGTGGTGGCGGACCCAACCCAAACAAGGCGGCGGACAACCACGCTGATCCCTGGCCCCATCGCCGCCGACACCGCTCGCGGAACGGTGATCTTGGAGGAGAACGCCGAAGGAAAGCCCACACTGATGTTTGCCGATGATTTCCGCAGCCAGGGAGGGCCACAGTTGGAGGTGTTCCTTGCGCAATCGCTCGATCCCAAAACAGGCATTTCGCTTGGCAAGCTGCAATCAACCAGCGGCGCGCAACGCTACGATGTTCCGGCGGGAATAACCTTGTCCACCTACGATTACGTGATCGTCTATTGCGTGCCGTTCAAAGTGGTGTTTGGTGCCGGGATGTTGAGCAAGTCGTAG
- a CDS encoding CocE/NonD family hydrolase has translation MNALLPALLLLISATTLIAQTERPYTPIQIPTRDGKMLAADLYASNATTPKPVILIQTPYNKFFYRLSVGIPSQAGGASFPYDSANYNYVTLDWRGFYGSKDAAVTGYDRGLDGYDAVEWIAAQPWCNGKVGTWGPSALGAIQFMTAKHHPPHLLCAVPLVKDFKTKYGDFYEGGVYRKEHSETLEKLGFTPTSLILAHPTNDLTWTTVERGSDEPDSFTVPMLLVSGWFDHFPDDILRAFADLRQRGAPAVRNAHRLIMGPWAHDGVDKSEQGILTFPDATGVANAAALRFFDHYLRGIENGQTASPPVSYYQMGENKWHAIESWQALAQNADTIELFFHPDRTLRPDPPSGGGANTASSSFDYNPRDPSPTWGGARLLLPGVQGLKGPQDQRPVELRGDALTFSTPTLERNLEVTGAITLQAYVVADRTDTDLAIRLTDVYPDGRSVLLVQTIRRMRFRDGYRPADTSAIKPGQAYPVTVQLQNLATTFLKGHQLRVVITGSNFPRYDLNPNTGGPLYQPGDTLVAEISVGHHPTTPSSLKIPGRLLASGVGAEPAAAEQGNEMVVFPNPAASKASVSFALKHRDRVKLMLVDAAGKTQATVLDKEMEAGEHRQELNTEGLPSGSWYCVLVVGGQYTVRQLAVE, from the coding sequence ATGAACGCTTTGCTTCCAGCCCTGTTGTTGCTGATTTCGGCGACAACCCTTATTGCCCAAACTGAACGCCCCTACACCCCCATCCAAATCCCCACACGCGACGGCAAGATGCTGGCCGCCGATTTGTACGCCAGCAACGCCACCACGCCAAAGCCGGTGATCCTGATTCAAACCCCCTACAACAAATTTTTTTACCGGCTTTCTGTGGGGATTCCTTCCCAGGCTGGTGGGGCATCGTTCCCTTACGACAGTGCCAATTACAACTACGTCACGCTGGATTGGCGCGGCTTCTACGGAAGCAAGGACGCTGCCGTCACCGGCTACGATCGCGGGCTTGACGGCTACGACGCGGTGGAATGGATTGCCGCCCAACCCTGGTGCAACGGCAAGGTCGGGACCTGGGGGCCATCGGCATTGGGAGCCATTCAGTTTATGACCGCAAAACATCACCCGCCACACCTTCTTTGTGCGGTTCCGTTGGTGAAAGATTTCAAGACGAAGTACGGGGATTTCTACGAGGGTGGGGTGTACCGAAAGGAGCATTCGGAGACGTTGGAGAAACTGGGCTTCACGCCAACGTCGCTGATTCTGGCGCACCCCACCAACGACCTTACTTGGACCACAGTCGAGCGCGGCAGCGATGAACCCGATTCCTTCACGGTGCCGATGCTGCTTGTCAGCGGGTGGTTCGACCATTTCCCCGACGACATCTTGCGGGCGTTTGCCGATTTGCGCCAGCGTGGCGCGCCGGCGGTCCGCAATGCCCACCGGCTTATCATGGGGCCATGGGCCCACGATGGCGTTGATAAATCCGAGCAAGGCATCCTCACCTTCCCCGATGCTACCGGCGTTGCCAATGCCGCCGCGCTGCGGTTCTTCGACCACTACTTGCGCGGCATTGAAAACGGCCAAACCGCTTCCCCGCCCGTGAGCTACTACCAGATGGGGGAGAACAAATGGCACGCCATTGAAAGCTGGCAGGCGTTGGCTCAAAATGCTGATACCATCGAACTCTTCTTCCACCCGGACCGGACGCTTCGCCCCGATCCTCCAAGCGGTGGCGGGGCCAATACAGCGTCGTCCAGCTTCGACTACAACCCACGCGACCCATCGCCAACATGGGGCGGGGCGCGGCTGCTGTTGCCTGGCGTGCAGGGGCTGAAAGGACCGCAGGATCAACGCCCGGTGGAGCTGCGGGGGGACGCGCTCACCTTCAGCACCCCAACGCTGGAGCGGAACCTGGAAGTTACCGGGGCAATCACCTTGCAAGCCTATGTGGTGGCGGACCGCACCGATACCGATCTGGCAATCCGGTTGACGGATGTGTATCCCGACGGGCGTTCGGTGCTGCTTGTGCAAACCATCCGCCGGATGCGGTTCCGCGATGGATACCGCCCGGCGGATACATCGGCCATCAAGCCGGGACAGGCCTATCCGGTAACGGTCCAGCTGCAGAACCTTGCCACAACATTCCTGAAAGGGCACCAGCTGCGGGTTGTCATCACCGGAAGCAACTTCCCCCGCTACGATCTTAACCCAAACACGGGCGGCCCGCTGTATCAGCCGGGGGATACGCTGGTTGCAGAAATCAGCGTGGGCCATCACCCCACAACTCCATCCTCCCTAAAAATTCCCGGGCGGCTGCTGGCCTCGGGCGTTGGAGCCGAACCGGCGGCGGCGGAGCAGGGGAACGAAATGGTGGTGTTTCCCAACCCGGCCGCCAGCAAGGCTTCCGTCAGCTTCGCCCTGAAACATCGCGACCGCGTGAAGCTGATGCTTGTTGATGCCGCGGGCAAAACGCAGGCAACGGTTCTTGATAAGGAGATGGAGGCAGGGGAGCATCGGCAGGAGCTGAACACCGAGGGATTGCCTTCGGGAAGTTGGTACTGCGTGCTGGTGGTTGGCGGCCAATACACCGTGCGCCAACTGGCGGTGGAGTGA